The following DNA comes from Dehalococcoidales bacterium.
TATAATATTGCAACAAGTAGTCTGTTTTCGTTTTAAAACCTCAGAAAAATTGACAAGGCGTTATCCTAGATTCTATCATCTGCGGGTATCTAACCAAGTAAAATTAATGAAACAAGGTGTATTGAAAGTGACTGAAAAGCAAAAACCATCGGCAGTTTTATGTGTCGGAGGCAGCCCCAGGGCAGGCGGGAACTCCGATATCCTGATTCAGCACTTTCTTACCGGTATTCGCTTAGGCGGGTCGGTTGCGGAAACGGTGCAGTTAAGGGATTATAACTTTCAATCGTGTACCGGTTGTGAACAATGCCGCAAGGATAAAACTTGCACCGGTCTTTCGGATGATATGGGGCTTATTTATCCCAAGTTTGAATCCGCAAAAAGTTTGGTTTTAGTTTCTCCGGTGCACAACTATAATATAACCGCCATAATGAAAGCGTTTATTGACCGCTTGTATTGTTATTACGACTTTGCGGCTAAAAGGCCGGGCGAATGGTCCACTCGACTGCAAGGCCAAGGCAGGAAGGCCGTAATTGCCGTTGTGGCGGAGCAAAAAACATTTAAAGACAGCGGGGTAGATCCGGCTTTGCAAGCGCTGAGGCTTCCCTTTGAAGCCTTGGGATATGAAATTGTCGCAGAACTGCCGGTTACAGGGGTCTTTCATAAGGGCAGAATCCGTAATTACCCCGAAATCCTCGAAAAGGCCCGCCAAATCGGTATAGAACTTACCTCTTCGGTTTGAACTAAGGTTGTTTCTTTTAGGTTTACTCCTCTTTATTAAGTCCGCGGCCACTCATATGTTTTACATAATATCACAAATTATAGTTCATTTTTAATCGTAAAACCTTAAAAAGGGTTGACAATGCATTGTCGGCGGGTCTATCATAAGGACCAATTAAGGGGGAAAGTATAACAAAAATTATATTTAAAACTTAATAATTGTATTTTTAATCTTTTTTAACTTCTTTTTTCCGAAATAAACTCGGTGTCCGTTCAATATTCCATCCGATATTAAGGGTGGTGATTCAAAGCGATTTTTCGTTCACTGTTTCTGATTTCAATGGTTTTAAAGCCGGTCTTTTTGCCGTGATGGGGTTTTTTGCAGTATTCCGAGTAGTTTTTAAAGGGTATGTGTATTATGACTGCAAAAATAAAAGCCAAAAATTTGGTCAAAATTTACGGGGATAAAACCGATAAGGCATTGGAATTACATAACCAAGGCCTCTCGCGGAGCGAAATTATTCAAAAAACCGGTTTGACCGTTGGGGTCGCCGGAGCAAATTTTGAAATTGCCGAAGGTGAAATCTTTGTTCTTATAGGCCTTTCCGGCAGCGGAAAATCCACACTGTTGCGTTGTATCAACGGCCTGCTTATGCCAACATCCGGTTCTCTTTTGGTAGACGGCAGGGCGGTGGATAAAATGAAGCCCGAAGAGTTACGCAGGCTTCGCGGTGAAAGAATAAGCATGGTTTTTCAACATTTTGCTCTTTTGCCGAATCGTACCATTACCGATAATGTCGCTTTTGGGCTTGAATTAAGAGGCGTTTCCCCGGAAGAAAGACATAAAAGGGCTCGGGAGGCATTGGCTGTGGTTGGATTGGAAGATTGGAAAGATAAATTCCCCGACGAGCTTAGCGGCGGTATGAAACAGAGGGTGGGGCTGGCACGGGCGCTGGTGATGGATGCCGATATCTTGCTAATGGATGAACCGTTTAGCGCATTGGATGCCCTTATCCGCGCCGAAATGCAAGAGGAATTAATTACTCTGCAAAAAGAAATCAAAAAAACCGTCGTTTTTGTTACCCACGATTTGGATGAAGCGTTAAGACTGGGTGACAGAATTGCGATTATGCGGGAAGGTGTAATTGAACAAATCGGGACAGCAGACGAAATACTTTCGGAGCCGGCCAACGAATACGTTGAAAAATTCTTACAAGGAATTGACGTTTCAAAAATACTTGATGCCAACAGTATTTCCGGCTGGCCTCGAGAAATAATTCGCAAAAGCGAAAGCGTTTCGGTGGCTTTGCATAAAATGAAGAAGGCCGACAAAGAATACCTTTTTGTATTGGGTCCCCGAAATAAACTGATGGGAATAATCTTACGTGACGATATTTTAAGGCTCTCCAAAGCAAAAAAGATTAACTTTGAGGAAGTGATTAAAGAAGCCAGCACGGTATTATCCGATACAATTATGAGAGATGTATATCACGATTTGCGTAATGCCGAACAAGATTTAGCGGTTGTTGATGAAAACGGTCGGTTTTTGGGCGTTATTACCCACAATATACTGCTGATGACCTTGGATGAGCGGAAGGGAGGTAACGGAATTGCCGAGTCTTGAGTTACCTAAATTGCCGTTAGGTGATGCTATCGAGTGGCTTGTCAGATGGATTATCAAAAATCTGGGCGTAATTTTCGATTTGATGAGGGTAGTGCTGGATGCCATTACCGGTGTTTTAAGTTCAGGCTTATTATGGGTCTA
Coding sequences within:
- a CDS encoding NAD(P)H-dependent oxidoreductase, producing MTEKQKPSAVLCVGGSPRAGGNSDILIQHFLTGIRLGGSVAETVQLRDYNFQSCTGCEQCRKDKTCTGLSDDMGLIYPKFESAKSLVLVSPVHNYNITAIMKAFIDRLYCYYDFAAKRPGEWSTRLQGQGRKAVIAVVAEQKTFKDSGVDPALQALRLPFEALGYEIVAELPVTGVFHKGRIRNYPEILEKARQIGIELTSSV
- a CDS encoding glycine betaine/L-proline ABC transporter ATP-binding protein; translated protein: MTAKIKAKNLVKIYGDKTDKALELHNQGLSRSEIIQKTGLTVGVAGANFEIAEGEIFVLIGLSGSGKSTLLRCINGLLMPTSGSLLVDGRAVDKMKPEELRRLRGERISMVFQHFALLPNRTITDNVAFGLELRGVSPEERHKRAREALAVVGLEDWKDKFPDELSGGMKQRVGLARALVMDADILLMDEPFSALDALIRAEMQEELITLQKEIKKTVVFVTHDLDEALRLGDRIAIMREGVIEQIGTADEILSEPANEYVEKFLQGIDVSKILDANSISGWPREIIRKSESVSVALHKMKKADKEYLFVLGPRNKLMGIILRDDILRLSKAKKINFEEVIKEASTVLSDTIMRDVYHDLRNAEQDLAVVDENGRFLGVITHNILLMTLDERKGGNGIAES